One genomic segment of Salmo trutta chromosome 8, fSalTru1.1, whole genome shotgun sequence includes these proteins:
- the LOC115199088 gene encoding keratocan-like, with product MALLLALSSVLLLVGPALAQSPDMSYEDYMAQVQACPKECRCPPSFPNAVYCDNKALKRIPTIPPHTWYLYLQNNLIDVLSIDAFRNATQLRWINLNHNRITSEGMEEGALAAMLRLVHLYMDDNLLSSIPAKLPSSLEQLRLSRNRISKIPAGVFSGLDRLTLLELQGNKLQDDTVTELSLKGLSNLVQINLAKNQLTTMPLGLPITITQLFLDNNAIEKIPADYFKGLPKVAFLRLNRNKLGNGGLPKNVFNMSSILDLQLSHNQLTQVPMIPSGLEHLHLDHNQIKSVNGSDICPVSADALEGYATETAPKLRYLRLDGNEVKPPIPRDLMVCFRLLRSIVI from the exons ATGGCCCTTCTCCTGGCCCTTTCCTCCGTCCTCCTTCTGGTCGGTCCGGCTCTGGCACAGAGCCCGGACATGTCCTACGAAGACTACATGGCCCAGGTACAGGCCTGTCCCAAAGAGTGCCGCTGCCCACCCAGCTTCCCCAATGCCGTCTACTGCGACAACAAGGCTCTGAAGCGCATCCCCACTATCCCCCCACACACCTGGTATCTCTACCTGCAGAACAACCTCATTGACGTACTGTCAATAGACGCTTTCCGCAACGCCACGCAGCTCCGCTGGATCAACCTCAACCACAACCGCATCACCAGCGAGGGCATGGAGGAGGGTGCCCTGGCCGCCATGCTCCGCCTGGTCCACCTCTACATGGATGACAACCTGCTGAGCTCCATCCCAGCCAAGCTGCCCTCCAGCCTGGAGCAGCTGCGCCTCTCCCGCAACCGCATCTCCAAGATCCCCGCCGGGGTGTTCTCAGGTCTGGATCGGCTGACACTGCTGGAACTGCAGGGGAACAAGCTCCAGGATGACACAGTGACCGAGTTGAGCCTGAAGGGCCTGAGCAACCTGGTCCAGATCAACCTGGCCAAGAACCAGCTTACCACCATGCCCCTGGGCCTCCCCATCACCATCACCCAGCTCTTCCTGGACAACAATGCCATTGAGAAGATCCCCGCTGACTACTTCAAGGGTCTACCCAAGGTGGCCTTCCTCAGGCTCAACCGCAACAAGCTGGGAAACGGCGGGCTGCCCAAGAACGTGTTCAACATGTCCAGCATCCTGGACCTGCAGTTGTCCCATAACCAGCTAACTCAGGTTCCTATGATCCCCTCAGGCCTGGAACACCTCCACCTGGACCACAACCAGATTAAGA GTGTGAATGGATCTGATATCTGCCCTGTGTCGGCTGATGCTCTGGAGGGCTATGCCACTGAGACCGCTCCTAAACTCCGCTACCTCCGTCTCGATGGCAATGAGGTCAAGCCACCAATACCCAGAGACCTTATGGTGTGCTTCCGTCTCCTCAGGTCCATCGTCATATAA
- the lum gene encoding lumican isoform X1, with protein sequence MDSCHFLKGSCSVVPSTVMFPLRVPIFAVLVSLTVGQYDDYDYQPASQYGPSSANCAQECECPINFPTAMYCDSRNLKFVPIVPSGIKYLYLQNNLIEEIKAGVFDNVTAELRWLVLDHNQITNEKVAKGTIDKLTGLHKILFSFNKLTEAVIPPSKSLDELKMMNNQLSKFPAGSLAGMQNLTSVHLQNNELTSKALNGVFKGLNKLVAIDLTNNKLKKLPSGMPSSLETFYGDHNDISSIAAGDLKELPKLAYLRLAYNQMADAGIPAGVLNVTSLIELDLSYNKLQSIPEINEQLEHLYLQVNQINKFNLENICKFSGPLNYSRLKTLRLDGNNLTHADLPHDSSNCLRQASDIIFD encoded by the exons ATGGACTCTTGTCATTTCCTGAAGGGTTCCTGCTCGGTTGTCCCTAG TACAGTTATGTTTCCCCTCCGTGTCCCCATCTTTGCCGTGCTGGTCAGCCTGACCGTGGGTCAGTACGATGACTACGACTACCAGCCGGCCTCCCAGTACGGCCCATCCAGCGCCAACTGTGCCCAGGAATGCGAGTGCCCCATCAACTTCCCCACTGCCATGTACTGTGACTCCCGCAACCTTAAGTTTGTGCCCATTGTGCCCTCAGGCATCAAGTACCTGTACCTGCAGAACAACCTGATCGAGGAGATCAAGGCTGGGGTCTTCGACAACGTCACGGCTGAACTCCGTTGGCTGGTCCTGGACCATAACCAGATCACCAATGAGAAGGTGGCCAAGGGAACCATCGACAAGCTGACCGGACTTCATAAGATCTTGTTCAGCTTCAACAAACTGACGGAAGCTGTGATCCCTCCCTCCAAGTCATTGGACGAGCTAAAGATGATGAACAACCAGCTGTCCAAGTTCCCTGCAGGGAGTCTGGCCGGCATGCAGAACCTGACCTCGGTCCACCTCCAGAACAACGAGCTGACCTCTAAAGCTCTTAACGGGGTCTTCAAGGGCCTCAACAAGCTGGTAGCCATAGATTTAACCAACAACAAGCTGAAGAAGCTGCCCTCAGGCATGCCCAGTTCGCTGGAGACCTTCTATGGCGATCACAATGACATCAGCAGCATCGCCGCCGGGGACCTCAAAGAGCTGCCCAAGCTGGCGTACCTGAGGTTGGCCTACAATCAGATGGCGGACGCAGGGATTCCGGCGGGCGTGTTAAACGTGACGAGCCTGATCGAGCTGGATCTGTCCTACAACAAGCTGCAGTCCATCCCTGAGATCAACGAACAGCTGGAGCATCTCTATCTGCAGGTCAACCAAATCAACA AGTTCAACCTGGAGAATATTTGCAAGTTCTCTGGCCCTCTGAACTACTCCAGACTGAAGACCCTGCGTCTGGATGGAAACAACCTCACACATGCCGACCTACCCCATGACTCCTCCAACTGCCTGCGCCAGGCCTCTGACATCATCTTCGACTAA
- the lum gene encoding lumican isoform X2 has product MFPLRVPIFAVLVSLTVGQYDDYDYQPASQYGPSSANCAQECECPINFPTAMYCDSRNLKFVPIVPSGIKYLYLQNNLIEEIKAGVFDNVTAELRWLVLDHNQITNEKVAKGTIDKLTGLHKILFSFNKLTEAVIPPSKSLDELKMMNNQLSKFPAGSLAGMQNLTSVHLQNNELTSKALNGVFKGLNKLVAIDLTNNKLKKLPSGMPSSLETFYGDHNDISSIAAGDLKELPKLAYLRLAYNQMADAGIPAGVLNVTSLIELDLSYNKLQSIPEINEQLEHLYLQVNQINKFNLENICKFSGPLNYSRLKTLRLDGNNLTHADLPHDSSNCLRQASDIIFD; this is encoded by the exons ATGTTTCCCCTCCGTGTCCCCATCTTTGCCGTGCTGGTCAGCCTGACCGTGGGTCAGTACGATGACTACGACTACCAGCCGGCCTCCCAGTACGGCCCATCCAGCGCCAACTGTGCCCAGGAATGCGAGTGCCCCATCAACTTCCCCACTGCCATGTACTGTGACTCCCGCAACCTTAAGTTTGTGCCCATTGTGCCCTCAGGCATCAAGTACCTGTACCTGCAGAACAACCTGATCGAGGAGATCAAGGCTGGGGTCTTCGACAACGTCACGGCTGAACTCCGTTGGCTGGTCCTGGACCATAACCAGATCACCAATGAGAAGGTGGCCAAGGGAACCATCGACAAGCTGACCGGACTTCATAAGATCTTGTTCAGCTTCAACAAACTGACGGAAGCTGTGATCCCTCCCTCCAAGTCATTGGACGAGCTAAAGATGATGAACAACCAGCTGTCCAAGTTCCCTGCAGGGAGTCTGGCCGGCATGCAGAACCTGACCTCGGTCCACCTCCAGAACAACGAGCTGACCTCTAAAGCTCTTAACGGGGTCTTCAAGGGCCTCAACAAGCTGGTAGCCATAGATTTAACCAACAACAAGCTGAAGAAGCTGCCCTCAGGCATGCCCAGTTCGCTGGAGACCTTCTATGGCGATCACAATGACATCAGCAGCATCGCCGCCGGGGACCTCAAAGAGCTGCCCAAGCTGGCGTACCTGAGGTTGGCCTACAATCAGATGGCGGACGCAGGGATTCCGGCGGGCGTGTTAAACGTGACGAGCCTGATCGAGCTGGATCTGTCCTACAACAAGCTGCAGTCCATCCCTGAGATCAACGAACAGCTGGAGCATCTCTATCTGCAGGTCAACCAAATCAACA AGTTCAACCTGGAGAATATTTGCAAGTTCTCTGGCCCTCTGAACTACTCCAGACTGAAGACCCTGCGTCTGGATGGAAACAACCTCACACATGCCGACCTACCCCATGACTCCTCCAACTGCCTGCGCCAGGCCTCTGACATCATCTTCGACTAA